From the Streptomonospora nanhaiensis genome, the window CAAGGGAATGGTCCGGGGTCAGCCGAGTGCCCGTGCGAACGCCTGATACGCTTCCCTGCCGAACAGCACGAACCGGACCTCACCCACTGTAGTCGACGCATCCTGGGCCGCGACCGCCCGGACCGCGCGCACCGCGATCTGCGCGGCGGAGTCGACCGGCCAGCCGTAGACCCCGGTCGAGATCGCGGGGAACGCCACAGTCCGGGCGCCCAGGTCAGCGGCCACGCGCAGGCTGTTGCGGTGGCAGGCGGCGAGGACCGCGGAGCGGTCCTCGCGGGTGCTGTGGACGGGGCCGACGGTGTGGACGACCCAGGTGGCCGGCAGGTCCCCGGCGGTGGTCGCCACCGCCTGCCCGGCGGGCAGCCCGTCGGGCAGGACGGTGGCCCGCAGTTCGCGGCAGGCGGCGAGCACCCGCGGCCCCCCTCTGCGGTGGATCGCGCCGTCCACGCCGCCCCCGCCCAGCAGGGCGGAGTTGGCGGCGTTGACGACCGCGTCGACCCGCTGCTCGGTGATGTCGCCCTCGACCAGGGTGATCTCCATCGCCCTCTTCCCCTTCCCTCCCGCGGCCGCGCGGCCGCGGCGTGTGCCGCCCCCGCCCAGCCGCGCCGCGCCCGCCCCGTTCCGTTCCCCGCGTCGAACGGTTCCGCCTCCCGCGCGCGGCGAGGCGTACCGGGCGGCGGTCCGGCGGGTGCTCCTCGGGGCCCTCGGTCAAGTGTCCCCGGTGTCCCCGGTGTCCTCCAGGTCATCCGGCGCCTCCGGCGGCACCCCACCGCCCCTGGGGCCCCCGGTGCCCGCCGGCGCCCCGGTCGGCCGGGGCGCGCCGTGGGGCGGGTGAGGTGCGGGAAGCCTTGTGCGGCAAGGGGTCTGGCAGTTCACGAACTGGAAACGTGCCCCGCGACAGCCTGTAGTACTACCCCGGGTAGACTCCGGACCATGAATCGGCTCGGCGACCTCGAACGCGCGGTGATGGATGTACTGTGGCAGCGGAACGAGCCTTTGACGGTCCGTGAGGTGGGCCGTGCTCTCGCGGACCGCGACCTCGCGCACACGACTGTCATGACCGTGCTGGACCGGCTTGCCAAGAAGGGGGTCGTGGCACGGGCTCGCGAAGGACGCGCGTGGCGCTACCGCCCGGCAGCCAGCCGGGAGAACTACGTCTCGGAGCTCATGTTCGACGCGCTCGGCCAGACGGGCGACCGCGATGCCGCCCTGGCCGCGTTCGTCCGCTCGATGAGCGGTCCCGAGGCCGAGGCGCTGCGCCGCGCGCTCGCGGAAATCGACGAGCCGAGGACGTAGCCGAATGGTCAGTGCCGCACTGCTCACCACCATCGCGGTTGGCTGTTTCGTGGCCGCGGCACGACTCCGGCGGGCCTCCTGGCCCGCGCGCGGGCCCTACGTCGCCGTGATCGCCTGGCAGGTGCTGGGCCTGGCCTGGGGCTTCTCCACCATCGGCGCGCTGCTCGCGTTCGGCCTGGCCCCCTACGGGCGCGGCGTCATCGGCGGGCTGTTCGCGCTGGCCGAGGACGCCTGGGCGCACGACCTCTACCTGTCGCGGATCTCCGGCACCACGCTGGGCGCCACCCAGGTGGGCGCGGTCGTCCTCGCCTTCAGCCTGACCCTGCTGCTGTTCAGCGGCCTGACGGCGTCGTTCGTGCAGGTGCTGCGCGTGCGCCGGCGCCACCACGATCTGCTGCGGCTGGTCGCCCACGACGACCCCGAGGTGCCCGGCGCGCGCATCCTGGACCACCCCACGGCCGCGGCCTACTGCCTGCCGGGCGTGCTGCGCTCGGAGGTGGTGATCAGCGCGGGCGCGCTGAAGGTGCTCGACCCCAGCGAGTTGGCCGCGGTGATCGCCCACGAGCACGCGCACCTGCGCCAGCGCCACGACCTCGTGCTGCTGCCGTTCTCCTCGCTCAAGCGGGCGTTTCCGCACGTGAAGGTGGTCGAGACCTACTACCGCGCGGTGGCGCTGCTGATCGAGATGTGCGCCGACGACCAGGCGCGGCGGGAGCGGTCGCCGCGCGAGTTGGCCATGGCGCTGCTGCGGTTCGGCGCGTCGGGCGCCTCGCCGGTTCCGGCGGGCGCGCTGGCGGTCACCACCGACGAGCCCGAGGTGCTGACCCGGGTGTCGCGGCTGCTGAACCCGGCGAAGGCGTTGACCCCCTCGCAGAGCGCGGGGGTGCTGGGCGCGGCCGTGCTGCTGATGGCGTCGATCCTGACCCTGTGGCACGTGCCGCTGTAGGCGCGGCGGGCGCGCGGTGCCGCGCGCCCCGGCTCCTCTCCGGCGTTTTCTCCCCGGCCCGCCCGGCTTTTCGGGCGGGCCTGTTCGGGCACCATCGCGCGAGCCTGGCCGTTTAGGGTGGGAGAGGCCGGCGGCCCGCCGCCGGCCCGTCAGCAGCCGTCTGAGGTTCGGAGGGGTCCAGTGCTCGGCACGCTGAGTTTGATGTGGTGGCTCATCTACGTCGCGATCTTCGTGACCAGCCTGTTCGCCCTGGTCGACGCCGCACGCACGCCCTCCCAGGCGTTCCCCGCCATGGACAAGCAGACCAAGAAGCTGTGGCTGGTCCTGCTGGGGGTCTCCACCTTCGTGTCGTTCAGCGCGGTGTTCACCTCAGTACGGTTCTTCGTCTTCATCGCGCTGATCGTCGCGCTGATCTACCTGCTCGACGTCCGCCCGGCCGTGCGCGGTATCGGGCGCAAGGACGGGCCCTACGGCCCCTGGTAGGTCCTGCGGCGCCGGGGCGGCGGCGCCCTCGGCCCGGGGGGCGGGTGCGGCGCCCGGGGCGGGCGCCACCGCGGGCCCCGGCTGGTCGGCTCCCGCCGGCGCGCCGCCCCTTTCGGCCGCGCGGTCCGCGGCCGGCGCGCCGCCCGGTGGGCGCCGCGGCGCCGGCGGGGCCTCGGCGGCCGGCGCCCCCGCGGCGTCGGCGTCCTCCTCGGCGCGGGGCCGCGCGCGCTCGGCCAGCAGGTCCACCGCGTCGGCTATCGCCGTGGTGTAGGCGGGGTCGCGGGTGTAGCGGGAGTGC encodes:
- a CDS encoding BlaI/MecI/CopY family transcriptional regulator — translated: MNRLGDLERAVMDVLWQRNEPLTVREVGRALADRDLAHTTVMTVLDRLAKKGVVARAREGRAWRYRPAASRENYVSELMFDALGQTGDRDAALAAFVRSMSGPEAEALRRALAEIDEPRT
- a CDS encoding DUF2516 family protein, translating into MWWLIYVAIFVTSLFALVDAARTPSQAFPAMDKQTKKLWLVLLGVSTFVSFSAVFTSVRFFVFIALIVALIYLLDVRPAVRGIGRKDGPYGPW
- a CDS encoding O-acetyl-ADP-ribose deacetylase encodes the protein MEITLVEGDITEQRVDAVVNAANSALLGGGGVDGAIHRRGGPRVLAACRELRATVLPDGLPAGQAVATTAGDLPATWVVHTVGPVHSTREDRSAVLAACHRNSLRVAADLGARTVAFPAISTGVYGWPVDSAAQIAVRAVRAVAAQDASTTVGEVRFVLFGREAYQAFARALG
- a CDS encoding M56 family metallopeptidase, coding for MVSAALLTTIAVGCFVAAARLRRASWPARGPYVAVIAWQVLGLAWGFSTIGALLAFGLAPYGRGVIGGLFALAEDAWAHDLYLSRISGTTLGATQVGAVVLAFSLTLLLFSGLTASFVQVLRVRRRHHDLLRLVAHDDPEVPGARILDHPTAAAYCLPGVLRSEVVISAGALKVLDPSELAAVIAHEHAHLRQRHDLVLLPFSSLKRAFPHVKVVETYYRAVALLIEMCADDQARRERSPRELAMALLRFGASGASPVPAGALAVTTDEPEVLTRVSRLLNPAKALTPSQSAGVLGAAVLLMASILTLWHVPL